In a genomic window of Apium graveolens cultivar Ventura unplaced genomic scaffold, ASM990537v1 ctg8049, whole genome shotgun sequence:
- the LOC141704604 gene encoding zinc finger protein CONSTANS-LIKE 10-like: MGYMCDFCGEQRSMVYCQSDAACLCLSCDRSIHSANALSRRHPRTLLCERCNLQPAFVRCVEESSSLCQNCDWMVHVNASGHKRQAVKCYSGCPSANELSCIWSFLMDLPSALASTCEQGLGSMSIADDNLTNDKAPSRSINDRGLSINVTDLQNVNSSDGWKSPSMPQLDENLVYQQSVFAKSTSSKIGADELELHEDDLHEDFNMDELDSNIEKYEELFGVGHNDPQQFFNNNGIDGLFEMKEMTGADTISPRPYVAEGSLIGWQNVMKPKGSNASAADSMISCKTNPSGCFARQISNISFSGVTGMSNDINYQDCDASPMLLMGEPPPWCSQGSESPSTSDIRNSAVQRYKDKKKTRKFDKRVRYETRKARADVRKREKGRFVKAGDAFDYDPLSKS; the protein is encoded by the exons ATGGGTTATATGTGTGATTTTTGTGGGGAACAAAGATCAATGGTGTATTGTCAATCTGATGCAGCCTGCTTATGCTTATCATGTGACCGTAGTATTCATTCAGCTAATGCGCTTTCACGACGACATCCAAGGACACTTCTATGCGAAAGGTGCAACTTGCAACCAGCGTTTGTTAGATGTGTAGAGGAAAGCTCATCGCTTTGTCAAAATTGTGATTGGATGGTACATGTTAACGCTTCTGGACATAAGAGGCAAGCAGTTAAGTGCTACTCCGGCTGTCCTTCAGCTAATGAACTGTCATGTATTTGGTCGTTTCTCATGGATCTCCCTTCAGCTCTTGCATCTACTTGTGAGCAAGGATTGGGTTCAATGAGCATTGCTGATGACAACCTCACGAATGACAAGGCCCCCTCAAGAAGCATTAATGATCGAGGCTTATCTATTAATGTGACTGATCTCCAGAATGTAAATAGCTCAGATGGTTGGAAGTCACCCTCTATGCCTCAACTTGACGAAAATCTTGTATATCAGCAGAGTGTCTTTGCAAAATCTACATCATCAAAG ATTGGAGCAGATGAGCTTGAATTACATGAAGATGACTTGCATGAGGACTTTAATATGGATGAACTTGATTCAAATATTGAGAAATATGAAGAACTCTTTGGTGTGGGTCATAATGATCCTCAGCAATTTTTTAATAACAATGGGATTGATGGCTTATTTGAGATGAAGGAAATGACTGGTGCCGATACCATCTCTCCAAGACCATATGTTGCTGAG GGCTCATTGATTGGTTGGCAAAATGTAATGAAGCCTAAAGGCAGCAATGCATCAGCTGCTGATTCCATGATAAGCTGCAAGACCAACCCAAGTGGTTGCTTTGCAAGGCAAATCTCCAATATCTCTTTTTCTGGTGTCACTGGAATGAGCAATGACATTAATTATCAAGATTGTGATGCCTCTCCAATGCTTCTCATGGGAGAGCCACCGCCATGGTGTTCCCAGGGTTCTGAAAGTCCCTCAACTTCTGATATCAGGAATAGTGCTGTACAGCGTTACAAGGACAAAAAGAAGACGCGCAA ATTTGATAAGAGAGTAAGGTATGAAACACGCAAGGCAAGGGCAGATGTAAGAAAACGTGAGAAGGGACGCTTTGTTAAGGCTGGCGATGCATTTGATTATGACCCTTTGAGCAAATCTTGA